From a region of the Streptomyces sp. B21-083 genome:
- a CDS encoding ricin-type beta-trefoil lectin domain protein: MSAIRGLFRRMRASTAVLAGLVLAAGGLVATTAVPAQAATSITINGASGGRTFDGVGAISGGGGNSRLLIDYPEPQRGQILDYLFRPGYGASLQILKAEIGGDTNSTSGAEPSHQHTRSDLNCDRGYEWWLMEQAKARNPAIKLYGLSWGAPGWIGGGNFWSNDMTNYLLSWLGCAKQHGLTIDYLGGWNERGYNVSWYQQLRSALNNNGYGSVKIVAADSDWAVANDVNSNPAFASAVNAIGTHYPCGYRSSQSNCSVPSAAMSSGKPLWASENGSDDYNGGAPAMARGINRGYIDGRMTAYLNWPVVAALTPNLPYPTMGLSLAAQPWSGHYSIGKNTWVMAHTTQFTAPGWKYLDASSGYIGGNRNNGSYVSLKSPTTSDYSTVIETMDAGGDQTLDFNVTGGLSTGAVHVWSTDVNSGNTADHFAHTTDITPTGGGFSLTVKPHRVYTLTTTTGQGKGTATGPASGAMSLPYSDSFDGYATGNEAKYLMDWQGAFEVAGCGGGRTGRCVRQMSPQKPITWDALSDPHALLGDVSWNNYTVSSDVLLEQSGYAELIGRANAQDYSSTGGLNAYHLRVSDTGAWSILNSRTNGNVATLASGTTAPLGTNRWHTLALTFSGSTITAVIDGATVGSANDRTWAAGQVGYQTSQNETAQFDNLSLTPGSGGGGGGSIATIVGAGSGRCVDVPNASQTSGTQVALWDCNGGANQQWTSTSAGELRVYGSACLDASGGGTSPGTKVDIWTCDGSGKQKWTLGADGTITAQSGLCLDAAGAATANGTLLQLWTCNGASNQKWTRD; the protein is encoded by the coding sequence GTGTCAGCAATCAGAGGGCTGTTCAGGCGCATGCGCGCCTCGACGGCCGTGCTCGCGGGCCTCGTCCTGGCAGCGGGCGGCCTCGTGGCCACGACCGCCGTACCGGCCCAGGCCGCGACGTCCATCACCATCAACGGCGCGTCCGGCGGGCGGACCTTCGACGGAGTCGGCGCGATCAGTGGCGGAGGCGGCAACAGCAGGCTCCTGATCGACTATCCCGAGCCCCAGCGCGGGCAGATCCTCGACTACCTCTTCCGGCCCGGCTACGGCGCCTCGCTGCAGATCCTCAAGGCCGAGATCGGCGGGGACACCAACTCCACCTCGGGGGCCGAGCCCAGCCACCAGCACACCCGCTCCGACCTCAACTGCGACCGGGGCTACGAGTGGTGGCTGATGGAGCAGGCGAAGGCCCGAAACCCCGCCATCAAGCTGTACGGGCTCTCCTGGGGCGCGCCCGGCTGGATCGGCGGCGGGAACTTCTGGTCCAACGACATGACCAACTACCTGCTCTCGTGGCTGGGTTGCGCAAAGCAGCACGGGCTCACCATCGACTACCTCGGCGGTTGGAACGAGCGGGGTTACAACGTCTCCTGGTACCAGCAACTGCGTAGCGCGCTCAACAACAACGGCTACGGCAGCGTCAAGATCGTCGCGGCCGACTCCGACTGGGCCGTGGCGAACGACGTCAACTCCAACCCGGCGTTCGCCTCCGCCGTGAACGCCATCGGTACGCACTACCCCTGCGGCTACCGCTCCTCCCAGTCCAACTGCTCGGTGCCGTCGGCCGCCATGTCGAGCGGCAAACCCCTGTGGGCCAGCGAGAACGGCTCGGACGACTACAACGGGGGAGCACCGGCGATGGCCCGCGGCATCAACCGCGGATACATCGACGGCCGGATGACCGCGTACCTCAACTGGCCGGTGGTCGCGGCGCTCACCCCGAACCTGCCGTATCCCACCATGGGTCTCTCCCTGGCCGCGCAGCCGTGGTCGGGGCACTACTCGATCGGCAAGAACACCTGGGTGATGGCGCACACCACCCAGTTCACGGCCCCGGGGTGGAAGTACCTCGACGCCTCCAGCGGCTACATCGGCGGCAACCGGAACAACGGCAGCTACGTGTCGCTGAAGTCGCCGACCACCTCCGACTACTCCACGGTCATCGAGACGATGGACGCGGGCGGCGACCAGACACTGGACTTCAACGTCACCGGGGGCCTGTCCACCGGAGCCGTCCACGTCTGGTCGACCGACGTCAACTCCGGCAACACGGCCGACCATTTCGCGCACACCACCGACATCACCCCCACGGGCGGCGGCTTCTCCTTGACCGTGAAGCCCCACCGCGTCTACACCCTGACCACCACGACCGGCCAGGGCAAGGGCACCGCCACCGGCCCCGCCTCGGGCGCGATGAGCCTGCCGTACAGCGACTCCTTCGACGGCTACGCCACCGGTAACGAGGCGAAGTACCTCATGGACTGGCAGGGCGCCTTCGAGGTGGCGGGCTGCGGCGGCGGCCGCACCGGCAGGTGTGTGCGCCAGATGAGCCCGCAGAAGCCGATCACCTGGGACGCGCTGTCCGATCCGCACGCCCTGCTCGGTGACGTGAGCTGGAACAACTACACCGTCTCGTCCGACGTACTGCTCGAACAATCGGGATACGCCGAGCTCATCGGCCGCGCGAACGCACAGGACTACTCCAGCACCGGCGGACTGAACGCCTACCACCTGCGGGTGAGCGACACCGGAGCCTGGTCGATCCTGAACTCGCGCACCAACGGCAACGTCGCCACCCTCGCGAGCGGCACGACCGCGCCCCTGGGCACCAACCGCTGGCACACCCTGGCGCTGACCTTCTCCGGCAGCACCATCACCGCCGTCATCGACGGAGCCACGGTCGGTTCCGCCAACGACCGCACCTGGGCCGCCGGCCAGGTCGGCTACCAGACCAGCCAGAACGAGACGGCACAGTTCGACAACCTGTCCCTCACCCCCGGCAGCGGCGGAGGCGGTGGCGGCTCGATCGCCACGATCGTCGGGGCCGGCTCCGGCCGGTGCGTGGACGTACCGAACGCGTCGCAGACGTCCGGCACCCAGGTGGCGCTGTGGGACTGCAACGGCGGCGCCAACCAGCAGTGGACGAGCACCTCGGCCGGTGAACTGCGCGTCTACGGCAGCGCCTGCCTGGACGCCTCGGGCGGCGGCACCAGCCCCGGTACCAAGGTCGACATCTGGACCTGCGACGGCAGCGGCAAGCAGAAGTGGACGCTGGGCGCCGACGGCACGATCACAGCCCAGTCCGGCCTGTGCCTGGACGCCGCCGGCGCCGCAACCGCCAACGGCACCCTGCTGCAGCTGTGGACCTGCAACGGCGCGAGCAACCAGAAGTGGACGCGCGACTGA
- a CDS encoding RICIN domain-containing protein — protein MRTRGTTGRLAAVAGLVLALVLPLSSTASSQAAAVKSLSVNLASTRGPSTGVGEGFLYGISQDGTQPVDRFLQPLGINAFRGGGWFSGGWIKDGYQYGSATRADLDSITAQAKRLTQPPYHAQYQVLVSDIYGANGGQPSNTRYPCDNGDCSNWVSFIDSTVGALQASGLTFSYDIWNEPDISAFWTRGVNSAQYFQMWDTAYREIRRIAPGAQIVGPSFAFTPQGNPGQWRTWLAHVKSAGTVPDMIANHNEGDVDDPVTVGQSLRAALSSAGIGPLPLSSNEYQPADRQTAGVTAWYLARFAQSDYTNAMRGNWVCCVVPNLTGVLTQSGGTWQPTGNWWALRDYADLTGTLVATSGQVGSTAVSASEDPAAKRVVAVVGDSNGYTGDASVAFNGLSSLPWLTSAGGVHVTVHRIPDQAPLAAPQTVYDQNVSVSGDSITVPFTFQGSHDAFSVYLTPASSGGGGGGGFPDGSHQLVVASNNLCLDVYGNSTSAGAAIDQWSCNGQGNQQFQFVPDSGGYGELRAQSSGLDVTVAGSSTAAGVPDIVQQAPGAAPNALWLPVRQSDGSYAFQNRNSGLCLDVYGAGSTAGQQLDQWQCKNAPGSNQDFVVR, from the coding sequence ATGAGGACGAGAGGGACAACCGGCCGGCTGGCCGCGGTGGCCGGGCTGGTCCTGGCGCTCGTGCTGCCGTTGTCGTCGACGGCATCGAGCCAGGCCGCCGCGGTCAAGTCGCTGAGCGTGAACCTGGCCTCGACGCGGGGACCGTCGACCGGCGTGGGGGAGGGGTTCCTCTACGGCATCAGCCAGGACGGTACCCAGCCCGTGGACCGGTTCCTCCAGCCGCTGGGGATCAACGCGTTCCGCGGTGGCGGCTGGTTCTCCGGCGGCTGGATCAAGGACGGCTACCAGTACGGCTCGGCCACCCGCGCCGACCTCGACTCGATCACCGCGCAGGCGAAACGGCTCACCCAACCGCCGTATCACGCGCAGTACCAGGTGCTCGTGAGCGACATCTACGGCGCGAACGGCGGCCAGCCCTCGAACACGAGGTACCCGTGCGACAACGGTGACTGCTCCAACTGGGTCAGCTTCATCGACTCCACGGTGGGGGCGCTGCAGGCTTCGGGGCTCACGTTCTCCTACGACATCTGGAACGAGCCGGACATCTCCGCCTTCTGGACCCGGGGCGTCAACAGCGCCCAGTACTTCCAGATGTGGGACACCGCCTACCGGGAGATCCGGCGTATCGCCCCCGGGGCGCAGATCGTGGGCCCGTCGTTCGCGTTCACCCCGCAGGGCAACCCCGGTCAGTGGCGCACCTGGCTCGCGCACGTGAAGTCGGCCGGGACGGTTCCGGACATGATCGCCAACCACAACGAGGGCGACGTCGACGACCCCGTCACCGTCGGGCAGAGCCTGCGCGCCGCCCTGAGCTCGGCGGGCATCGGTCCGTTGCCGCTGTCCTCGAACGAGTACCAGCCGGCCGACCGACAGACCGCCGGGGTGACCGCCTGGTACCTGGCGCGGTTCGCGCAGTCCGACTACACCAACGCGATGCGCGGCAACTGGGTGTGCTGCGTCGTCCCGAACCTGACGGGAGTGCTCACCCAGAGCGGGGGCACCTGGCAGCCGACCGGCAACTGGTGGGCGCTTCGGGACTACGCCGACCTGACCGGCACCCTCGTCGCCACCTCCGGCCAGGTCGGCTCGACGGCTGTCTCGGCATCCGAGGACCCCGCCGCGAAACGCGTGGTGGCCGTCGTCGGCGACTCGAACGGATACACCGGGGACGCGTCCGTCGCCTTCAACGGGCTGTCGTCCCTGCCCTGGCTGACGAGCGCCGGCGGTGTGCATGTCACCGTCCACCGCATCCCGGACCAGGCGCCGCTGGCCGCGCCGCAGACCGTGTACGACCAGAACGTGAGCGTCTCGGGCGACTCGATCACCGTGCCGTTCACGTTCCAGGGCTCGCACGACGCGTTCTCCGTCTATCTGACACCGGCATCGTCCGGCGGTGGGGGCGGTGGCGGCTTCCCGGACGGCTCCCACCAACTCGTCGTCGCCAGCAACAACCTGTGCCTGGACGTGTACGGCAACTCCACCAGCGCGGGCGCCGCGATCGACCAGTGGTCCTGCAACGGGCAGGGCAACCAGCAGTTCCAGTTCGTGCCCGATTCGGGCGGCTACGGCGAACTGCGCGCCCAGAGCTCCGGCCTGGACGTGACGGTCGCCGGCAGCTCCACGGCGGCGGGCGTTCCTGACATCGTCCAGCAGGCCCCCGGCGCGGCGCCCAACGCGCTCTGGCTGCCCGTGCGCCAGTCCGACGGCAGCTACGCGTTCCAGAACCGCAACAGCGGTCTGTGTCTGGACGTCTACGGCGCCGGCAGCACCGCGGGACAGCAACTGGACCAGTGGCAGTGCAAGAACGCGCCGGGCAGCAACCAGGACTTCGTCGTCCGCTGA
- a CDS encoding arabinofuranosidase catalytic domain-containing protein: MALLAMLLASAPTWSASASTAALVSSASGRCLDVTGNVDTSGTALQIWDCNDQVNQAFEFTSAGELRAMNGTRCVDAYDNRTAPGAPVVIRPCDGRPTQMWRHTSDGPVTGTASGFCLDVNGAATANGTALILWTCNGQSNQKWTSPTSPPPVPGGSGPCGIYAAAGTPCVAAHSTVRALYGSYNGSLYQVRRASDNTTRDIGLLAPGGFADAAAQDAFCAGTSCVITVVRDQSGHGNDLWYQGSAQVPGSNQSSPAKATSESLTAGGTKAYSLYINPGNSYWRDGHLTGVPTGAAPEGAYMVTSGTHVNGGCCFDYGNSETTRKADAAGAMDAINFSTQCWFGGCSGRGPWVQADLEWGLYSGGSQSWNPNQRAFTDKFVTAMLKNNGTSRLALKGGSAQSGNLTTLWDGGLPGGYSPMKKQGAIILGSGGDCCKPGGGANLSAGTFYEGAIVAGYPSDATDNAVQADITAAGYR; this comes from the coding sequence CTGGCCCTGCTGGCCATGCTGCTGGCATCCGCGCCGACCTGGTCCGCCTCGGCATCGACGGCAGCCCTGGTGAGCTCGGCGTCGGGGCGGTGCCTGGACGTCACGGGCAACGTCGACACGTCGGGCACGGCGCTGCAGATCTGGGACTGCAACGACCAGGTCAACCAGGCGTTCGAGTTCACGTCGGCGGGCGAGCTGAGGGCGATGAACGGCACCCGGTGCGTGGACGCGTACGACAACCGGACGGCCCCGGGAGCCCCGGTGGTCATCCGGCCGTGCGACGGACGGCCGACCCAGATGTGGCGCCACACCTCCGACGGACCCGTCACCGGTACCGCCTCCGGATTCTGCCTGGACGTGAACGGGGCGGCCACGGCCAACGGCACCGCGCTCATCCTGTGGACCTGCAACGGCCAGAGCAACCAGAAATGGACCTCGCCGACCTCCCCGCCGCCCGTGCCGGGCGGATCGGGCCCGTGCGGCATCTACGCCGCCGCCGGTACACCGTGCGTGGCCGCGCACAGCACCGTGCGAGCGCTCTACGGTTCCTACAACGGCTCCCTCTACCAGGTCAGGCGGGCCTCGGACAACACCACCCGGGACATCGGTCTGCTGGCGCCCGGCGGCTTCGCCGACGCCGCGGCGCAGGACGCGTTCTGCGCTGGCACCTCCTGCGTGATCACGGTCGTCCGCGACCAGTCGGGACACGGCAACGACCTGTGGTACCAGGGCTCCGCCCAGGTCCCGGGCTCGAACCAGAGCAGCCCCGCGAAGGCCACCTCCGAGTCGCTGACCGCCGGGGGCACCAAGGCGTACTCGCTGTACATCAACCCGGGGAACAGCTACTGGCGCGACGGCCACCTGACGGGCGTACCGACAGGTGCAGCGCCCGAAGGGGCCTACATGGTGACCAGCGGCACCCACGTCAACGGCGGCTGCTGCTTCGACTACGGCAACAGCGAGACGACCCGCAAGGCCGACGCGGCAGGCGCGATGGACGCGATCAACTTCAGCACCCAGTGCTGGTTCGGCGGCTGTTCGGGACGGGGCCCCTGGGTGCAGGCCGACCTCGAATGGGGCCTGTACTCCGGCGGCAGCCAGTCCTGGAACCCCAACCAGCGGGCCTTCACGGACAAGTTCGTCACCGCGATGCTGAAGAACAACGGCACGTCGAGGTTGGCCCTCAAGGGCGGCAGCGCCCAGTCGGGGAACCTGACCACCCTGTGGGACGGCGGGCTGCCCGGCGGATACAGCCCCATGAAGAAGCAGGGGGCCATCATCCTGGGCAGCGGCGGTGACTGCTGCAAGCCCGGCGGCGGCGCCAACCTGAGCGCCGGCACCTTCTACGAGGGGGCCATCGTCGCCGGCTACCCCTCCGACGCGACCGACAACGCGGTGCAGGCCGACATCACCGCCGCCGGCTATCGCTGA
- a CDS encoding SGNH/GDSL hydrolase family protein, producing MRKYSSFLTVALAATLAVATALPAVAATGTGSPPSTADATAPAALRLMPLGDSITWGVGSPSGNSYRGFLRNQLSADGHAVDFVGSGRNGTMSDPDNEGHSGWRIDQIAGIADSVLARYRPNVVTLEIGTNDLNGNYQIPTAPDRLRALIDQITRDVPGVTVLVGTVIISTSGTEEANRPGFNAKLPAIVQAARAAGKHVRLVDMGALNRADLSDALHPNENGFRKMADAFNAGVRAADAAGWIRPPASAVDQVQRRTLG from the coding sequence ATGCGGAAGTACTCGTCATTCCTGACCGTCGCGCTGGCGGCGACGCTGGCTGTCGCCACCGCTTTACCGGCGGTGGCCGCCACCGGCACCGGGTCGCCACCCTCTACCGCGGATGCCACCGCGCCCGCCGCTCTACGGCTGATGCCCTTGGGTGACTCGATCACCTGGGGCGTCGGCAGCCCGTCCGGCAACAGCTACCGAGGCTTTCTGCGCAACCAGCTGTCGGCCGACGGGCACGCCGTGGACTTCGTCGGCTCCGGCCGCAACGGCACCATGTCCGACCCGGACAACGAAGGCCACTCCGGCTGGCGCATCGACCAGATCGCGGGCATCGCCGACTCCGTGCTGGCCCGCTACCGTCCGAACGTGGTGACCCTGGAGATCGGCACCAACGACCTCAACGGCAACTACCAGATCCCGACCGCTCCCGACCGGCTGCGTGCGCTGATCGACCAGATCACCCGCGACGTCCCCGGCGTGACCGTTCTCGTCGGCACCGTGATCATCTCCACCAGCGGCACCGAGGAGGCCAACCGGCCCGGGTTCAACGCCAAGCTTCCCGCGATCGTCCAGGCCGCGCGGGCCGCCGGCAAGCACGTACGCCTGGTGGACATGGGCGCGTTGAACAGGGCGGACCTCTCCGATGCCCTGCACCCCAACGAGAACGGCTTCCGCAAGATGGCGGACGCCTTCAACGCGGGGGTGCGGGCGGCGGACGCGGCAGGCTGGATCAGGCCGCCGGCTTCGGCGGTCGATCAGGTCCAGCGGCGGACCCTCGGGTGA